One genomic region from Balaenoptera musculus isolate JJ_BM4_2016_0621 chromosome X, mBalMus1.pri.v3, whole genome shotgun sequence encodes:
- the CD99 gene encoding CD99 antigen isoform X1 — protein MARRVAFALLLLGLLGTQVPTRGQDFDLSHALDDHDKKPTPAPPKQGTDDNFNLEDALGGGNNDPVSPEPPKPKPNPNPNQPGSSDGFSDLDLADGTSDGGGGGGGKQRRDGEEQADSPGVVPGIVGAVAVAVAGAISSFIAYQKKKLCFKENADQGEVNMENHQGTNAEPPVQQTLLEK, from the exons ATGGCGCGCCGGGTGGCCTTCGCGCTGTTGCTGCTCGGCCTACTTGGCACCCAGGTGCCCACCCGGG GCCAAGATTTTGATTTATCGCATGCCCTTGATG ACCATGACAAGAAACCCACTCCCGCCCCACCAAAACAAGGCACCG ATGATAACTTCAATTTAGAAGATGCCCTTGGTGGAGGGAACA atgaCCCAGTGTCACCCGAACCACCCAAGCCAAAACCTAATCCAAACCCCAACCAGCCCGGCTCTTCTG ATGGCTTTTCAGATTTGGACTTGGCTGATGGGACTTCAGATGGAG GAGGCGGTGGTGGCGGAAAGCAGAGGCGTGACGGGGAGGAGCAGG CCGACTCCCCAGGCGTGGTCCCTGGGATCGTCGGTGCCGTCGCAGTGGCCGTGGCCGGTGCCATCTCCAGCTTCATCGCCTACCAGAAGAAGAAGCTGTGCTTCAAAGAGAACG CCGACCAGGGCGAAGTCAACATGGAGAACCATCAGGGCACCAACGCAGAACCACCCG TTCAACAGACCCTTCTGGAGAAATAG
- the CD99 gene encoding CD99 antigen isoform X2 → MARRVAFALLLLGLLGTQVPTRGQDFDLSHALDDHDKKPTPAPPKQGTDDNFNLEDALGGGNNDPVSPEPPKPKPNPNPNQPGSSDGFSDLDLADGTSDGGGGGGGKQRRDGEEQADSPGVVPGIVGAVAVAVAGAISSFIAYQKKKLCFKENDEPKT, encoded by the exons ATGGCGCGCCGGGTGGCCTTCGCGCTGTTGCTGCTCGGCCTACTTGGCACCCAGGTGCCCACCCGGG GCCAAGATTTTGATTTATCGCATGCCCTTGATG ACCATGACAAGAAACCCACTCCCGCCCCACCAAAACAAGGCACCG ATGATAACTTCAATTTAGAAGATGCCCTTGGTGGAGGGAACA atgaCCCAGTGTCACCCGAACCACCCAAGCCAAAACCTAATCCAAACCCCAACCAGCCCGGCTCTTCTG ATGGCTTTTCAGATTTGGACTTGGCTGATGGGACTTCAGATGGAG GAGGCGGTGGTGGCGGAAAGCAGAGGCGTGACGGGGAGGAGCAGG CCGACTCCCCAGGCGTGGTCCCTGGGATCGTCGGTGCCGTCGCAGTGGCCGTGGCCGGTGCCATCTCCAGCTTCATCGCCTACCAGAAGAAGAAGCTGTGCTTCAAAGAGAACG ATGAGCCGAAGACCTAG